The Cellulomonas wangleii genome includes a region encoding these proteins:
- a CDS encoding replication-associated recombination protein A, which translates to MDLFDAVVSTAQGLPAPAAGAPLAVRMRPRTLAEVAGQGHLLVAGSPLRRLVEPADEASRRAAPSSVILWGPPGTGKTTLAYLVASTSGRRFVELSAVTAGVKDVRAVVEDARRRLASDGSETVLFIDEVHRFTKAQQDALLPSVENRWVTLVAATTENPSFSVNSPLLSRSLLLTLQPLTTDDVRALVERAVRDERGLAGSVALDDDALDHLLRLAGGDARKALTILEAAAGAALGDRGPAADDATPATVDLATMERAIDVAAVRYDRDGDQHYDVISAFIKSVRGSDVDASLHYLARMIAAGEDPRFIARRIVISAAEDVGMADPSALQTAVAAAQAVALIGMPEARIILAEAVVHLATAPKSNAAYLGIDRALADVRAGRIGSVPPHLRDAHYAGAQGLGHGKGYRYAHDEPHAVATQQYLPDELAGTRYYEPSDRGFERSVGERLTRIRSILDPGTRPGPGTSGG; encoded by the coding sequence ATGGACCTGTTCGACGCGGTCGTCTCGACCGCGCAGGGGCTGCCCGCGCCCGCCGCCGGCGCACCCCTCGCGGTGCGCATGCGACCCCGGACCCTCGCCGAGGTCGCCGGCCAGGGGCACCTGCTCGTGGCGGGCTCGCCGCTGCGTCGCCTGGTCGAGCCCGCCGACGAGGCGTCACGCCGTGCCGCGCCGTCGTCGGTGATCCTGTGGGGCCCGCCCGGCACCGGCAAGACGACGCTGGCGTACCTCGTCGCCAGCACCTCGGGACGGCGGTTCGTCGAGCTGTCCGCCGTCACCGCCGGCGTCAAGGACGTGCGCGCCGTGGTCGAGGACGCCCGTCGCCGCCTCGCGTCCGACGGCTCGGAGACCGTCCTGTTCATCGACGAGGTCCACCGCTTCACCAAGGCCCAGCAGGACGCGCTGCTGCCGAGCGTCGAGAACCGGTGGGTGACCCTCGTGGCCGCCACCACCGAGAACCCGTCGTTCTCCGTCAACTCCCCGCTGCTGTCGCGCTCCCTGCTGCTCACGCTGCAGCCGCTGACGACCGACGACGTGCGCGCACTGGTCGAGCGTGCCGTCCGGGACGAGCGCGGCCTGGCGGGGTCCGTCGCGCTGGACGACGACGCGCTCGACCACCTGCTGCGCCTCGCCGGCGGCGACGCCCGCAAGGCGCTGACGATCCTCGAGGCGGCTGCGGGGGCCGCTCTCGGGGACCGTGGCCCCGCGGCCGACGACGCGACGCCCGCCACGGTCGACCTCGCCACCATGGAACGCGCGATCGACGTCGCGGCGGTGCGGTACGACCGTGACGGCGACCAGCACTACGACGTCATCAGCGCGTTCATCAAGTCGGTCCGCGGCTCCGACGTCGACGCCTCGCTGCACTACCTCGCGCGGATGATCGCGGCGGGGGAGGACCCCCGGTTCATCGCGCGGCGCATCGTCATCTCCGCGGCGGAGGACGTCGGCATGGCCGACCCCAGCGCGCTGCAGACCGCGGTCGCGGCCGCGCAGGCCGTCGCGCTCATCGGGATGCCGGAGGCGCGGATCATCCTGGCCGAGGCGGTCGTGCACCTGGCGACGGCCCCCAAGTCCAACGCCGCGTACCTCGGCATCGACCGCGCGCTGGCCGACGTGCGGGCGGGCCGGATCGGCAGCGTCCCGCCGCACCTGCGTGACGCCCACTACGCCGGTGCCCAGGGGCTGGGCCACGGCAAGGGCTACCGCTACGCGCACGACGAGCCGCACGCCGTGGCCACCCAGCAGTACCTGCCGGACGAGCTGGCGGGCACGCGGTACTACGAGCCCTCGGACCGCGGGTTCGAGCGGTCGGTGGGGGAGCGGCTGACCCGGATCCGGTCGATCCTCGACCCCGGGACGCGGCCGGGGCCCGGCACGTCGGGGGGCTGA